GGCTGCTGTGCGTTTGGCTTCCGAATTGGCCCATCCAAAGACGAAGACTCGCCCAGCCGAGCGCCGCCGAGCCTGAGTCGGCGACTGCAACAGGGTCTGAGCCTGAGTCGGCAACTGCTTCGGTTTCACCCGATCCGCTGCTGCTTTGGGACGATCGTTCGCGGCGAGGCCGGTTGGTGGTGGCGTGTTGTCCGCGAGTTCGGTCGGCGCGAGTTCGTGTGGGGATGTCCATCGCCCAGGCACACCAAATGTGCTTGGCGGCGGAGCTGGATGATGTCGTCGTCCAGCGCCACGACGAACACCTTGACCGACAACAACTGGACCAAGTCGCATGGTGGATGCAGCAAACCATTTCGCCGATGGTCGCCATCGAGTCGCTGGACACGCACCCATGGGCCGGCCATTTGCGGCACCAATGCGAATCGCTGATCTGTGACATCGCCGGCATCGCCCATCTGTTCGGCGGCGAAGCGGGCACGCTGGACGCGGTCACCACGCTGTTAACATCGATGGGCTTGGCCGGTCGGTTGGCGATCGCCGATTCGGTCGGTGCGGCTTGGGCGGTCGCCCACACGCGGATCGCCAAATCGCACGCCGCCGAAGACCGCTGCTTCATCGTGCCACCGGGCGACGACCGCGCGGCGATCGAAGACCTACCCGTGACCGGACTAAGGATTGCACCGGAGACTGCCGAGACGCTCGGTCGACTGGGTGTCGAGACGATCGGCCACTTGTTACGGTTACCACGAAGCGGGATCGCGCCACGACTGGGCATCGGTTTGGTGAGGCGAATCGAGCAGGCGCTCGGTGAAGTCGACGAACCCGTCGGGGTATATCACGCCGAGGCCGAGCACAGCGAAACGTTGTCGATGGAGTATCCGACAACGGACTCGCGAATTTTGGCCGATCGAATCGAGCGGCTAACCGACCAGGTAAGGGCGGGCTTGGCGACACGCCAGCGTGGGGCACTACGCTTAACATGTCGCCTGGATCTTTCGATCCACCCGCCACTGA
The sequence above is a segment of the Rubripirellula tenax genome. Coding sequences within it:
- a CDS encoding Y-family DNA polymerase — translated: MKRLLCVWLPNWPIQRRRLAQPSAAEPESATATGSEPESATASVSPDPLLLWDDRSRRGRLVVACCPRVRSARVRVGMSIAQAHQMCLAAELDDVVVQRHDEHLDRQQLDQVAWWMQQTISPMVAIESLDTHPWAGHLRHQCESLICDIAGIAHLFGGEAGTLDAVTTLLTSMGLAGRLAIADSVGAAWAVAHTRIAKSHAAEDRCFIVPPGDDRAAIEDLPVTGLRIAPETAETLGRLGVETIGHLLRLPRSGIAPRLGIGLVRRIEQALGEVDEPVGVYHAEAEHSETLSMEYPTTDSRILADRIERLTDQVRAGLATRQRGALRLTCRLDLSIHPPLTLDIGLFAPSADAKHLSGLLVHRLEQIRLRSAVERLTVSVTLTGPLRTVQTPLFESASPTRSTSSTHSLSGSSISRLIDSLSGRLGRNAVVELKLTGDPLPENAYQTFPMAGNLIGDSNRSGRHRRSHATHRRYSSFHPSPTDAMRRPVALLKNPLPLSIAWADSSFACDTCLPTLPERLRIHGVTHRIVRHWGPERIETGWWKGPSINRDYYRIETDRNQWWWIFRQTISKVAGQPSDATYRWMLHGHFS